The Euphorbia lathyris chromosome 3, ddEupLath1.1, whole genome shotgun sequence genome contains a region encoding:
- the LOC136222616 gene encoding increased DNA methylation 2-like has product MASDDQHFLLYFIAGFYFGPHMKYERPPHKSVFQREAQGLPNYSAFQLASSFMKTAEVENVYAYALRKADKSVSVKLSLLHQFLAGTMPPSQYRQFPDLFPPKMHPHWEVARNCKIIDNIVFMDNPNTACVNLEALERFKRLTGLDNLVLDRAAAMFGTNTISHDISLERVELHHKLPSPILLGASRERSTSFNIASERLEHVGKLPAPIFGMSKGKNVLYDMPVERDELVGNRQRVEIAGKLPYPTQPGMFQGQNVQPLRSIPPIAMSQEPNYATLNTRIAEMVPTAMPQEPNSATLNTRTAEMAPTALSEEPNSATPNTRTVEILGPPTFIMRPSSPKKEDWDKIGDFGNNVVFLTGSAATGQMGPSFGHMNICESEYSYFFRVALPGVKSGKNDFNCVVDNDGTVFIKGVTRTGEESVEMYKRTFVMLSKNLGPQGEFSLTFKLPGPVDAQHFGGTFINGMIEGIALKRKMQR; this is encoded by the exons ATGGCTAGTGATGACCAGCATTTTCTTCTCTACTTCATCGCGGGATTTTACTTCGGGCCACATATGAAATACGAGAGGCCGCCGCACAAGTCAGTGTTTCAACGAGAAGCCCAAGGCTTGCCGAATTATAGCGCATTTCAACTAGCTAGCTCTTTCATGAAAACAGCAGAAGTCGAAAATGTGTATGCTTACGCTCTCCGAAAGGCAGACAAATCTGTCTCGGTAAAGCTAAGTTTGCTGCACCAATTCCTTGCTGGCACTATGCCTCCTTCCCAATACCGTCAATTTCCTGACCTCTTTCCTCCGAAGATGCATCCTCATTGGGAGGTGGCAAGAAATTGCAAGATAATTGACAACATTGTGTTCATGGATAACCCGAATACCGCATGTGTTAATCTCGAGGCCCTCGAAAGGTTTAAGAGGCTAACCGGACTTGACAATCTTGTATTGGATAGGGCTGCAGCAATGTTCGGTACTAACACTATTTCGCATGATATATCATTGGAACGAGTTGAACTTCACCATAAACTGCCTTCTCCTATATTATTAGGCGCATCCCGAGAGAGAAGTACTTCGTTTAATATAGCATCCGAAAGGCTTGAACATGTCGGAAAACTTCCTGCTCCGATATTCGGGATGTCCAAGGGTAAAAATGTTTTATATGATATGCCAGTGGAAAGGGATGAACTTGTCGGAAACAGGCAAAGGGTTGAAATCGCTGGAAAGCTGCCTTATCCGACGCAGCCTGGTATGTTCCAGGGTCAGAATGTACAGCCTCTTCGAAGTATTCCACCTATAGCGATGTCTCAAGAGCCGAATTATGCAACTCTTAACACCAGAATTGCAGAAATGGTTCCTACAGCGATGCCTCAAGAGCCGAATTCTGCAACTCTTAACACCAGAACTGCGGAAATGGCTCCTACAGCGTTGTCCGAAGAGCCGAATTCTGCAACTCCTAACACCAGAACTGTGGAAATTCTTGGTCCGCCAACATTTATAATGAGGCCTTCTTCGCCGAAAAAAGAAGATTGGGACAAAATTGGAGATTTTGGTAACAACGTAGTATTTCTAACCGGGAGTGCTGCCACAGGGCAGATGGGACCATCATTCGGACACATGAACATATGTGAATCCGAATATTCTTATTTCTTTCGAGTAGCCCTGCCTGGTGTCAAAAGTGGTAAAA ATGATTTCAATTGTGTTGTGGACAATGATGGTACAGTTTTTATAAAAGGAGTGACCAGAACAGGTGAGGAGTCAGTAGAGATGTATAAGAGAACATTCGTAATGCTGTCCAAAAATCTTGGGCCTCAGGGAGAGTTCTCTCTCACGTTTAAACTGCCTGGTCCTGTTGATGCTCAACATTTTGGAGGTACCTTCATTAATGGAATGATTGAAGGAATTGCCCTCAAACGAAAAATGCAACGATAG